The Punica granatum isolate Tunisia-2019 chromosome 4, ASM765513v2, whole genome shotgun sequence genome has a window encoding:
- the LOC116203253 gene encoding leucine-rich repeat extensin-like protein 3 encodes MAIGLITSPPISGIVFFSLVLVLSFHSTLTMDHSEAAVQLHDDESTSMSLPQQPPPASGNCLYPCLPPPPTTVNCPPPPSPPVPLQPPGEPPIPYYYFPPPWYLQVAPPPPDPILPYFPWYYRHPLRDQDNPSSAPIQKRSSITLLWIIFLVVLALV; translated from the coding sequence ATGGCTATAGGACTCATCACCAGCCCTCCAATCTCAGGCATAGTGTTCTTCTCTCTGGTACTTGTCCTCAGCTTTCACTCCACACTGACAATGGATCATTCAGAAGCCGCTGTGCAACTACATGATGATGAATCAACCTCAATGTCCCTTCCCCAGCAGCCTCCTCCAGCTAGTGGCAACTGCCTCTATCCTTGCCTTCCGCCGCCCCCAACCACCGTGAATTGTCCCCCTCCGCCGTCGCCACCAGTACCTCTACAGCCGCCCGGTGAGCCACCAATTCCGTACTACTACTTCCCCCCGCCATGGTACTTGCAGGTTGCCCCGCCCCCGCCTGATCCTATACTGCCTTACTTTCCATGGTACTACAGGCATCCTCTCCGAGATCAAGACAACCCGTCATCAGCACCAATTCAGAAGCGTTCAAGCATCACGCTTCTTTGGATTATTTTCTTAGTGGTGTTGGCTTTGGTATAA